One Cupriavidus necator N-1 DNA window includes the following coding sequences:
- a CDS encoding SDR family NAD(P)-dependent oxidoreductase, whose translation MSRKLEGKVAIVTGSGRGIGRAVALKFASEGARVIVNDLDQVPADEVVAEIVKTGGTAVAFAGSVVAPDFGSNIVKLALDTFGAVDIIVNNAGYTWDNVIQKMSDEQWDAIVDCHLKAPFMLLRAAQPYFREASKAEADAGREVFRKVVNISSVSGTQGNAGQVNYSAAKAGVIGMTKTLAKEWGRMKVNVNCVAFGAIETRLTQSTTEDKTVQVEGREIKVGVHPDRIAAAGRDTPLGRFGTAEEAAGAVYMLCIPESNYVNGQTIICGGGRGGF comes from the coding sequence ATGAGCAGGAAGCTGGAAGGCAAGGTTGCCATCGTCACGGGATCGGGCCGGGGCATTGGCCGCGCGGTAGCGCTGAAGTTTGCGAGCGAAGGCGCCAGGGTGATCGTCAACGATCTCGACCAGGTACCGGCCGACGAGGTGGTGGCCGAGATCGTGAAGACGGGCGGCACGGCTGTTGCGTTCGCGGGCAGCGTGGTGGCACCGGACTTTGGCTCGAACATCGTCAAGCTGGCACTCGACACATTCGGCGCGGTAGACATCATCGTCAACAACGCAGGCTATACCTGGGACAACGTGATTCAGAAGATGAGCGACGAGCAGTGGGATGCGATCGTCGATTGCCACCTCAAGGCGCCGTTCATGTTGCTGCGCGCGGCACAGCCTTATTTCCGGGAGGCCAGCAAGGCCGAGGCAGACGCTGGGCGCGAAGTGTTCCGCAAGGTCGTCAACATTTCGTCGGTCTCGGGCACGCAGGGCAATGCGGGCCAGGTCAACTACTCTGCTGCCAAGGCGGGCGTGATCGGCATGACCAAGACGCTGGCCAAGGAATGGGGCCGCATGAAGGTCAATGTGAACTGCGTGGCGTTCGGCGCCATCGAAACGCGCCTGACCCAGTCGACCACCGAGGACAAGACCGTGCAGGTAGAAGGCCGCGAGATCAAGGTGGGGGTGCATCCGGACCGCATCGCGGCAGCCGGGCGCGACACCCCGCTTGGCCGGTTCGGCACCGCCGAGGAAGCGGCCGGCGCGGTCTACATGCTCTGCATCCCCGAATCGAACTACGTCAATGGCCAGACCATCATCTGTGGCGGCGGACGCGGCGGCTTCTGA
- a CDS encoding Bug family tripartite tricarboxylate transporter substrate binding protein, which yields MTNIDRARRALAWLATGVAITLIPAGGSALAQGYPERPVKIVSPTSPGTGVDDFSRLLAKHLTEKLGKPFYVENRPGGNSIIATDAVAKAAPNGYTLLLALSSAMSANPFLFKQLPYSPTRDFVPVARLSSLPVTVVVPATSPYRTLGQLMAAARAQPGKLNYGTSSSGYRAMLAAINDAGKAKAVDVPYKAMSTLLPDLIGGVVDYTVLEISAAVPLIQSGKLRALAVSNTARVPVIADVPTLAEAGMPDATVIGWVGLAAPAGTPAAVVDKLAEAALAFVNTPEAKAHFAQRGTSAYPLGPKAFASALVSDQAQWQRVISMAGILAE from the coding sequence ATGACGAATATCGACAGAGCCCGACGCGCCCTCGCCTGGCTGGCGACCGGCGTCGCCATCACGCTGATTCCTGCGGGCGGTAGCGCCCTGGCACAGGGCTATCCCGAACGGCCGGTAAAGATCGTATCGCCCACGAGCCCCGGCACGGGCGTCGACGATTTCTCGCGGTTGCTGGCGAAGCACCTGACCGAGAAGCTCGGCAAGCCATTCTATGTGGAGAACCGCCCAGGCGGCAATTCGATCATCGCCACCGACGCTGTGGCCAAGGCAGCCCCCAACGGCTACACGCTGCTGCTGGCACTGTCGAGCGCCATGTCGGCCAACCCATTCCTGTTCAAGCAACTCCCTTACAGTCCCACGCGCGACTTCGTTCCTGTTGCGCGCCTGAGTTCGCTTCCTGTCACTGTAGTCGTCCCGGCCACCTCGCCGTACCGCACGCTTGGGCAGTTGATGGCCGCTGCGCGCGCCCAGCCCGGCAAGTTGAACTACGGCACCAGCAGTTCAGGCTACCGTGCGATGCTGGCGGCCATTAACGATGCCGGGAAAGCCAAGGCTGTTGATGTCCCCTACAAGGCCATGAGCACGTTGCTGCCCGATCTCATCGGTGGCGTGGTGGACTACACCGTGCTCGAGATTTCGGCGGCCGTGCCGCTGATCCAGTCAGGAAAGCTGCGCGCGCTGGCGGTCTCCAATACTGCCCGTGTCCCGGTAATCGCCGACGTGCCTACGCTGGCCGAGGCGGGCATGCCGGATGCAACGGTCATTGGTTGGGTTGGACTTGCCGCCCCCGCGGGTACGCCCGCCGCCGTGGTGGACAAGCTCGCGGAGGCGGCGCTCGCGTTCGTCAACACGCCGGAAGCCAAAGCGCATTTCGCACAACGAGGCACCAGCGCCTATCCGCTGGGCCCGAAGGCATTCGCCAGCGCACTGGTTAGCGACCAGGCACAGTGGCAGCGCGTGATCTCAATGGCGGGCATCCTCGCCGAGTAG
- a CDS encoding SDR family oxidoreductase, giving the protein MQQLCKDRVVVITGAGRGLGREYALEFARHGAKVVVNDLGASADGSSVVAGPAQDVVDEIRAMGGEAIANNADVADWDGAGSMIQSAIDTFGGLDVVVNNAAILRDRMLVNMPVEDWDAVIRVHLRGTFVPMRHASTYWRDESKAGRQRQARVINTSSSAGLFGNIGQTCYGAAKAGIAAMSNIAAEELSRYGVTVNTIYPSGTTRHTEHLLKSGRLSVSTDAVEGFDAFDPANVAPLIVWLGSEQSEGVTGRVFGSRGGRITVAEGWHAGPRIEKAGRWEVAELGERMHELVSRAAPSANLDGVIPGRA; this is encoded by the coding sequence ATGCAACAACTCTGCAAGGACCGCGTCGTTGTCATCACCGGCGCCGGTCGCGGCCTGGGCCGCGAATATGCGCTGGAATTCGCCCGCCACGGCGCGAAGGTTGTCGTGAACGATCTCGGCGCCTCTGCCGACGGTTCCAGCGTGGTTGCCGGTCCGGCACAGGATGTGGTGGACGAGATCCGCGCCATGGGCGGAGAGGCCATCGCCAACAATGCCGACGTGGCTGACTGGGACGGCGCCGGCAGCATGATCCAGAGCGCGATCGACACGTTCGGGGGCCTCGACGTGGTGGTCAACAACGCCGCCATCCTGCGCGACCGCATGCTCGTGAACATGCCGGTGGAAGACTGGGACGCCGTGATCCGCGTCCACCTGCGCGGCACGTTCGTGCCGATGCGCCATGCCAGCACCTACTGGCGCGACGAATCCAAGGCCGGCCGCCAGCGCCAGGCGCGCGTGATCAATACGTCGTCGTCGGCGGGCCTGTTCGGCAACATCGGCCAGACCTGCTACGGCGCGGCCAAGGCTGGCATCGCCGCCATGTCGAATATCGCCGCCGAAGAACTGAGCCGTTACGGCGTGACGGTCAACACAATTTACCCGAGTGGCACCACGCGCCATACCGAGCACCTGCTCAAGAGCGGGCGGCTCAGCGTGTCGACCGACGCCGTGGAAGGCTTCGACGCTTTCGACCCGGCCAATGTGGCCCCGCTGATCGTCTGGCTTGGCAGCGAGCAGTCCGAAGGCGTCACGGGCCGCGTGTTCGGCAGCCGTGGCGGACGCATCACGGTGGCCGAAGGCTGGCATGCCGGCCCCCGCATCGAGAAGGCCGGGCGTTGGGAAGTGGCCGAACTGGGCGAGCGCATGCACGAACTGGTCTCGCGCGCCGCGCCGAGCGCCAACCTCGACGGTGTCATCCCCGGCCGCGCCTGA
- a CDS encoding MaoC family dehydratase N-terminal domain-containing protein: MLDKNLIGHSFGQRQVKVEEWPVRWYANAIGETNPEYSNVAAAQAAGLPSLRVPPTFLSCLEGWLFKTFDLLAMAKIEPSRVLHAEQQYDYHAPVHVGDTLTYEPKIVDVYDKKDGALEFLVKETRITNQHGAHVADSRTVLVQRRV; encoded by the coding sequence ATGCTCGACAAAAACCTGATCGGCCACAGCTTTGGCCAGCGCCAAGTCAAAGTGGAAGAGTGGCCGGTGCGCTGGTACGCGAACGCGATCGGCGAAACCAATCCGGAGTACAGCAACGTGGCCGCCGCTCAGGCCGCCGGCTTGCCTTCGCTGCGCGTGCCGCCCACCTTCCTGTCGTGCCTCGAAGGCTGGCTGTTCAAGACCTTCGACCTGCTCGCGATGGCGAAGATCGAGCCATCGCGCGTACTCCATGCGGAGCAGCAGTACGACTACCACGCCCCGGTGCATGTCGGGGACACGCTGACCTACGAGCCAAAGATCGTCGATGTCTATGACAAGAAGGATGGCGCGCTCGAATTCCTGGTGAAGGAAACGCGCATTACCAACCAGCACGGCGCCCACGTGGCGGACTCACGTACCGTGCTCGTACAACGCAGAGTCTGA
- a CDS encoding MaoC/PaaZ C-terminal domain-containing protein produces MTQRNLAGLKVGDSIPDLQLPAVSRRTLAVYAGASGDHHPLHIDSDYAKENGLGDVFAHGMLSAAYLGRLVTDWAGPARLRGLKMRFTGITHLYDEPRCTGRVTECFEHGGEARLRVEMQCVNQKGEQKIVGEAVVAVV; encoded by the coding sequence ATGACGCAACGCAACCTCGCCGGCCTGAAGGTCGGTGACAGTATTCCGGACCTGCAACTGCCGGCGGTCAGCCGCCGCACACTGGCGGTCTACGCCGGCGCCTCGGGCGACCATCATCCGCTCCATATCGATTCGGACTACGCTAAGGAAAATGGCCTTGGCGACGTGTTCGCACACGGGATGCTGTCTGCCGCCTACCTGGGCCGTCTGGTTACCGACTGGGCCGGCCCCGCGCGGCTGCGCGGCCTGAAGATGCGCTTCACGGGCATCACGCACCTCTATGACGAGCCACGCTGCACCGGCCGCGTCACGGAGTGCTTCGAACACGGTGGCGAAGCACGGCTGCGCGTGGAGATGCAGTGCGTGAACCAGAAGGGCGAGCAGAAGATCGTGGGCGAGGCCGTTGTCGCCGTGGTCTGA
- a CDS encoding long-chain-fatty-acid--CoA ligase yields MPQLTRHFAHWPAGVPRSLEVADCNLFCHLEESATRVPDKPAVVFYGRRMTFHDLHAAAMALAGYLQHRLSVRQGDRVLLLMQNCPQYMIAFYAVMRCDAVVVAMNPMSTREEMEYYARDSGARVVIATQDLIDPLTGLLEQDVLDGCVVGLAGEFAGRPEDVPYLAIPGFVTEPRQGAMHPRTHDFSQVLAAGIAPLPMRARGRDLAVIGYTSGTTGKPKGAMLSHANFAYTLAHREHWQSDRADEDELLTLPVSHLAGMRAMNQAVRLGRTLAMLARWDANAALELIERLRLRSWAAVPTMLAELFARPDIDQRDLSSLTRIYGGASAMPEALARRMQSRLGIPFLESYGLTEFCGMSHSNPPQAPRRQCAGVPVINCDARVINPETGVELGTNEPGEIVMHGPTMFGGYWNKPEATAAAFIELDGKRFLRSGDLGYHDEDGYFYITDRLKRMINASGLKVWPAEIESILYGHPAVQEACVISAFDPHRGETVKALVVLRPASRGTVQPQALVDWARGCMSAYKVPRTVEFVDSLPKTSTGKILWREMQLEQDERDREARGQV; encoded by the coding sequence ATGCCGCAACTAACACGACATTTCGCGCACTGGCCCGCCGGCGTACCCCGCTCGCTGGAGGTGGCGGACTGCAACCTGTTCTGCCACCTCGAGGAGTCTGCAACGCGCGTGCCCGACAAGCCGGCCGTCGTGTTCTACGGCCGTCGAATGACGTTCCACGATCTGCATGCTGCCGCCATGGCCTTGGCCGGCTATCTTCAGCATCGACTGTCGGTGCGGCAAGGGGACCGCGTACTGCTATTGATGCAGAACTGCCCTCAGTACATGATTGCCTTCTATGCCGTCATGCGCTGCGATGCCGTGGTCGTTGCCATGAATCCCATGAGTACGCGAGAGGAAATGGAGTACTACGCGCGCGACAGCGGCGCGCGCGTAGTGATCGCGACCCAGGACCTGATAGACCCCCTTACCGGCCTGCTCGAACAGGATGTGCTCGACGGCTGTGTAGTGGGCCTGGCGGGTGAGTTCGCCGGCAGGCCCGAGGACGTGCCCTATCTCGCCATCCCCGGCTTCGTCACCGAACCGCGGCAAGGTGCGATGCATCCGCGCACGCATGATTTCTCGCAGGTGTTGGCCGCTGGCATCGCGCCGCTGCCCATGCGCGCCCGGGGCCGCGACCTCGCAGTGATCGGCTACACGTCCGGCACAACGGGCAAGCCCAAGGGTGCGATGCTCAGCCATGCCAACTTCGCCTACACGCTCGCGCATCGTGAGCACTGGCAATCGGACCGCGCCGATGAGGACGAGTTGCTGACGCTGCCAGTCAGCCACCTGGCTGGCATGCGCGCGATGAACCAGGCCGTGCGGCTGGGCCGCACCCTCGCAATGCTGGCGCGCTGGGACGCTAACGCCGCGCTGGAATTAATCGAAAGGCTGCGGCTGCGCTCATGGGCGGCCGTGCCAACGATGCTCGCGGAGTTATTCGCGCGGCCCGATATCGATCAGCGTGACCTTTCCTCGCTGACGCGCATCTACGGCGGCGCGTCAGCCATGCCGGAGGCGCTGGCGCGCAGGATGCAATCGCGGCTCGGCATTCCATTTCTGGAAAGCTACGGCCTCACGGAGTTTTGCGGCATGTCGCACAGCAATCCGCCGCAGGCCCCAAGGCGACAGTGTGCCGGGGTTCCCGTGATCAACTGCGATGCCCGCGTGATTAATCCCGAAACGGGCGTCGAGTTAGGGACCAACGAGCCAGGCGAGATCGTCATGCACGGACCGACCATGTTTGGCGGCTACTGGAACAAGCCGGAAGCGACGGCCGCGGCCTTCATCGAGCTCGACGGCAAGCGGTTCCTACGCAGCGGCGACCTCGGCTACCATGATGAGGACGGCTACTTCTATATTACGGATCGGCTCAAGCGCATGATTAATGCATCTGGCCTGAAGGTGTGGCCCGCCGAGATCGAATCGATCCTATACGGGCACCCAGCCGTGCAGGAAGCGTGCGTGATCTCCGCCTTCGACCCGCATCGCGGCGAAACGGTAAAGGCGCTCGTGGTGCTCCGCCCTGCTTCGCGCGGCACGGTCCAGCCACAGGCACTGGTCGACTGGGCCCGAGGGTGCATGTCTGCGTACAAGGTGCCGCGCACGGTGGAGTTTGTCGATAGCTTGCCAAAGACGTCGACGGGAAAAATCCTCTGGCGCGAAATGCAGTTGGAGCAGGACGAGCGGGATCGGGAGGCGCGGGGGCAAGTTTAA
- a CDS encoding transposase yields the protein MDCQTVAVVPGIGRLTATAPTATAGDAKAFKSGRELAAFLGLVPCQTGTAGKVQLGGISIRRDVYQRSRTDAIPIEREGESGAIVCARDDRPTSPPWP from the coding sequence GTGGACTGTCAAACGGTCGCCGTCGTCCCGGGCATAGGCAGGCTCACGGCCACTGCGCCAACTGCTACCGCCGGAGACGCCAAAGCCTTCAAGTCAGGAAGAGAGCTGGCCGCCTTCCTCGGCCTGGTACCTTGCCAGACCGGTACAGCGGGCAAGGTCCAGCTCGGAGGCATTAGCATCCGCCGCGATGTTTACCAGCGCTCGCGCACGGATGCTATTCCAATCGAAAGAGAAGGGGAATCTGGTGCGATCGTCTGCGCCAGAGACGACCGACCAACGTCGCCGCCGTGGCCTTAG
- a CDS encoding lipid-transfer protein, producing MSEKVIVAGVGMIPFLKPGASKNYFEMGADAVRLALADAGIGYEQLQEAYAGYVYGDSTCGQTTVYEVGMTGIPVVNVNNNCSTGSTALYLARKAVASGDADCVLALGFEQMQPGALKMHWDDRPPPRTRFLPVLKSLTEDMSHLGQALRSFGGAGREYMEKYGASMETFAAVRAKASRHAANNPLALFRKVLTVGEVMADTVMVPGVMTRLMACPPTCGAAAAIVVSERFARKHGLRTDVQILAQSLTTDPPEAFDPPSMLSWVGSHMTRAAVGNVYEKAGVGPEDIDVCELHDCFAQNEVISYETLGFCPEGGAEKFVRDGDNTYGGKVVINPSGGLLSKGHPLGATGLAQCYELTQQLRGGADKRQVEGARLALAHNIGLGGACVVTLYGKN from the coding sequence ATGAGTGAGAAAGTCATAGTCGCCGGCGTGGGCATGATCCCGTTCCTGAAGCCGGGCGCCAGCAAGAACTACTTCGAGATGGGTGCCGATGCCGTGCGGCTGGCCCTGGCCGACGCCGGCATCGGCTACGAGCAACTGCAGGAAGCCTATGCCGGGTACGTGTACGGTGATTCCACCTGCGGCCAGACCACGGTGTACGAGGTTGGCATGACCGGCATCCCGGTGGTCAACGTCAACAACAACTGTTCGACGGGCTCAACGGCGCTATACCTGGCCCGCAAGGCCGTTGCATCGGGCGACGCCGACTGCGTGCTGGCGTTGGGGTTCGAACAGATGCAGCCGGGCGCGCTGAAGATGCACTGGGACGACCGTCCTCCCCCGCGCACGCGCTTCTTGCCCGTGCTGAAGTCGCTGACCGAAGACATGAGCCACCTCGGCCAGGCGCTGCGTTCTTTTGGCGGTGCCGGGCGCGAGTACATGGAGAAGTACGGCGCAAGCATGGAAACGTTCGCAGCGGTGCGCGCCAAGGCGAGCCGGCATGCCGCCAACAACCCGCTGGCGCTGTTCCGCAAGGTACTGACCGTCGGGGAGGTGATGGCCGACACCGTAATGGTTCCCGGTGTCATGACGCGGCTGATGGCGTGCCCGCCCACCTGCGGCGCGGCGGCGGCAATCGTCGTCTCGGAGCGCTTTGCGCGCAAGCATGGCCTGCGCACCGACGTGCAGATTCTCGCGCAGTCCCTGACCACCGATCCGCCCGAGGCGTTCGATCCGCCTTCGATGCTGAGCTGGGTTGGCTCGCACATGACGCGCGCCGCTGTGGGCAATGTCTACGAAAAAGCGGGCGTGGGTCCCGAAGATATCGACGTGTGCGAACTGCACGACTGCTTCGCGCAGAACGAAGTCATCAGTTACGAGACGCTGGGCTTCTGCCCCGAAGGCGGTGCCGAGAAGTTCGTCCGCGACGGCGACAACACCTATGGCGGCAAGGTCGTCATCAACCCTTCGGGCGGCCTACTGTCAAAGGGGCACCCCCTAGGCGCCACCGGCCTGGCGCAGTGCTATGAGCTGACGCAGCAGTTGCGCGGCGGCGCCGACAAGCGCCAGGTGGAGGGTGCGCGACTCGCACTCGCCCACAACATCGGTCTGGGCGGCGCCTGCGTGGTGACGCTCTACGGCAAGAACTAA
- a CDS encoding acyl-CoA dehydrogenase family protein: protein MEVNRTVFREDHEMLRPMARRFFERECAPRQPEWDKAGKTDRDTWFKAGREGLLCVSVPVEYGGGGGDFGHSAVVMEEMHRAGISGAGFSIHSDIIAPYIVRLGTEAQKTRWLPDICAGKTIMAVGITEPGGGSDVKAIRTTAVRDGDEYVINGSKTFISNGLNCDMIMLVCKTDPAAGAKGVSLIMVEATRAGFKRGRKLDKVGQPGADTAELFFDNVRVPVENRLGDENGGFAYLMQELPQERLLISIYAAIAIERLLQITVDYVKDRRAFNQTVWDFQNTKFKLADVKAQSVAVRTMVDYYIGEHMKRKLTVQEAAIAKLFATETLWKCIDDMVQLHGGYGYMLEYPIARAFTDYRVCRIAGGASEVLRDLISRKL from the coding sequence GTGGAAGTGAATCGCACGGTCTTCCGGGAAGACCATGAAATGCTGCGTCCCATGGCGCGAAGGTTCTTCGAGCGCGAGTGCGCGCCGCGCCAGCCGGAGTGGGACAAGGCCGGCAAGACAGACCGCGATACCTGGTTCAAGGCAGGCCGCGAAGGGCTGCTCTGCGTGTCGGTCCCCGTGGAATACGGCGGCGGCGGCGGCGATTTTGGCCACTCGGCGGTGGTCATGGAGGAGATGCATCGCGCAGGAATCTCGGGTGCGGGCTTCTCGATCCACTCGGACATCATCGCGCCCTACATCGTGCGTCTAGGCACCGAAGCGCAGAAAACGCGATGGCTGCCCGATATCTGCGCTGGCAAGACCATCATGGCGGTGGGCATCACCGAGCCGGGCGGCGGATCCGACGTCAAGGCCATCCGCACCACTGCAGTGCGCGATGGCGACGAGTACGTAATCAACGGCAGCAAGACGTTCATCAGCAACGGCCTGAACTGCGACATGATCATGCTTGTTTGCAAGACGGACCCGGCGGCGGGCGCCAAAGGTGTCAGCCTGATCATGGTCGAGGCCACTCGCGCGGGGTTCAAGCGCGGCCGCAAGCTCGACAAGGTGGGCCAGCCCGGCGCCGACACGGCCGAACTGTTCTTCGACAATGTGCGCGTGCCCGTGGAAAACCGGCTCGGCGACGAGAACGGCGGCTTTGCATACCTGATGCAGGAGCTGCCGCAGGAACGCCTGCTGATCTCGATCTATGCCGCCATTGCCATCGAACGGCTGCTGCAGATTACGGTGGACTACGTCAAGGACCGCCGCGCCTTCAACCAGACAGTCTGGGATTTCCAGAACACCAAGTTCAAGCTGGCCGACGTCAAGGCCCAATCGGTAGCTGTGCGGACCATGGTCGACTACTACATCGGCGAGCACATGAAGCGCAAGCTCACCGTCCAGGAAGCGGCTATCGCCAAGCTCTTCGCCACTGAGACGCTGTGGAAATGCATCGACGACATGGTCCAGCTCCATGGCGGCTACGGCTACATGCTTGAGTACCCGATCGCCCGCGCGTTCACGGACTACCGCGTCTGCCGCATCGCGGGGGGCGCCAGCGAAGTGCTGCGCGACCTTATCTCACGCAAGCTGTGA
- a CDS encoding LuxR C-terminal-related transcriptional regulator produces MIVDDLQYLNSPQICQALQCLLDYAPPNLHLVFSSRSAFPLSLARLRAQSLVVEFDLHDLRFTPEESERFLREQLGHIDRRDARVLHDLTDGWVAGLQLFAVDMHAKQGGGYARVRVRDAKAFASYFEREVLDNLRPEDLQLLTIAATCSQFCASLCATLLGVPQAVAAMTSRLTRLDDHNLFISQVRSQDRETWYRVHPLLREVLSHRLDEMPPADRLALHGAAWRWFGARGHIDEAVRHAVQAGEVQAAADIVEACAVEMMGRGELSEVSSLVRRLPAEQVQARFPLRLVTAYLAMYAGNLGAVDAALRRFESDLDALGVGERFAVRVLQAALALQRDDSESIHAIAPLLEAIPDDAQAFAFAGRAHLLAWMHMHHGHYDAARALLQEGAERNVAPARRMTAQALSGMSLSLEGRMVEAERALRAVQHEVGRHDTLYIDVGAVVDGILGEVLYELNELDEVCTQLEPCLDMVERTSVPDAALRGFLAVAAAHWRLGHRLEALEQLDRLDDYASRRGLDRMQAHALALRLRMLLEQGATTEAIEVLESLTALGRRYATAALGTGAEIRRVADAARAAADLHWEDYDGAIACLKPLLEDARAAGRGAAMAAAHAALAVAYHGRGDADAARRQLLEALRLGHQLGLMRSLLDVSDQIPAMLEAQAPDALDPVLAFYAKRLVAAAASTREAAAQPALRDAGGTTDVLNVREREVLALVAQAMPNKKIARVLGVTSHTVKWHLRKIYSKLGVSERDEAVARMRDLEMDSASRPH; encoded by the coding sequence GTGATCGTCGACGATCTGCAATACCTGAACAGTCCGCAGATCTGTCAGGCGCTGCAATGCCTGCTCGACTACGCTCCGCCCAATCTGCATCTGGTCTTCAGTTCGCGCAGCGCGTTTCCGCTATCGCTGGCGCGTTTGCGCGCGCAGTCGCTTGTGGTTGAGTTCGACCTTCACGACCTGCGCTTCACTCCCGAGGAATCCGAGCGCTTCCTGCGCGAGCAATTGGGCCACATCGATCGGCGCGACGCGCGCGTGCTGCACGATCTGACCGATGGCTGGGTGGCCGGGCTGCAGCTGTTCGCGGTGGACATGCATGCCAAGCAGGGCGGTGGTTATGCACGTGTGCGCGTGCGCGATGCCAAGGCGTTTGCGAGCTATTTCGAGCGCGAAGTGCTCGACAACCTGCGGCCGGAAGACCTGCAGCTGCTGACCATTGCGGCAACCTGCAGCCAGTTCTGCGCGTCGCTCTGCGCGACGCTGCTCGGCGTGCCGCAGGCGGTAGCGGCCATGACGTCGCGCCTGACGCGGCTCGACGACCACAATCTCTTTATCAGCCAAGTGCGTAGCCAGGACCGCGAAACCTGGTATCGCGTACACCCGCTGCTGCGCGAGGTGCTGTCGCACCGCCTTGACGAAATGCCACCTGCCGACCGGCTCGCGCTGCATGGCGCCGCGTGGCGCTGGTTTGGCGCGCGCGGCCACATCGACGAAGCGGTGCGCCATGCCGTGCAAGCCGGGGAGGTGCAGGCAGCGGCCGATATCGTTGAGGCTTGCGCGGTGGAAATGATGGGCCGTGGCGAACTGTCCGAGGTGTCTAGCCTGGTGCGCCGGTTGCCCGCGGAACAGGTGCAGGCTCGTTTTCCGCTGCGGCTCGTAACAGCCTATCTCGCCATGTACGCCGGCAACCTTGGGGCAGTCGATGCGGCGTTGCGCCGGTTCGAGTCGGACCTCGATGCGCTGGGCGTGGGCGAGCGCTTTGCTGTGCGCGTCCTGCAGGCAGCGCTGGCGCTGCAACGCGACGACTCCGAATCGATCCATGCTATCGCACCCTTGCTCGAAGCGATCCCCGATGATGCCCAGGCGTTCGCGTTCGCCGGCCGCGCCCACCTGCTGGCGTGGATGCATATGCACCATGGCCACTACGATGCGGCTCGCGCGCTGCTGCAGGAAGGCGCGGAGCGCAACGTGGCGCCGGCGCGCCGAATGACGGCACAAGCGCTGTCTGGCATGAGCCTGTCCCTCGAAGGGCGCATGGTGGAGGCCGAGCGCGCATTGCGTGCGGTGCAGCACGAGGTGGGCCGGCACGACACGCTCTATATCGACGTGGGCGCCGTTGTCGATGGGATACTCGGCGAAGTGCTCTATGAGCTCAACGAACTCGACGAAGTGTGTACGCAGCTGGAGCCATGCCTCGACATGGTGGAGCGGACGTCGGTACCTGACGCGGCGCTGCGCGGCTTTCTGGCCGTGGCGGCGGCGCATTGGCGGCTCGGCCACCGCCTTGAGGCACTCGAGCAGCTGGATCGCCTCGACGACTATGCCAGCCGGCGCGGGCTCGACCGCATGCAGGCCCACGCGCTGGCGCTGCGGCTGCGCATGCTACTGGAGCAGGGCGCGACCACCGAGGCCATCGAGGTTCTGGAATCGCTGACCGCACTCGGCCGGCGGTACGCCACGGCGGCACTCGGCACCGGCGCCGAAATCCGGCGGGTGGCCGACGCCGCACGTGCAGCGGCAGACCTGCACTGGGAGGACTACGACGGTGCTATTGCCTGCCTGAAACCGCTGCTCGAAGACGCCAGGGCTGCGGGGCGGGGCGCGGCGATGGCCGCCGCCCACGCAGCGCTCGCGGTGGCTTACCACGGACGCGGAGACGCCGATGCGGCGCGCCGGCAGTTGCTCGAGGCACTGCGGCTTGGCCACCAGCTCGGCCTCATGCGCAGCCTGCTCGACGTGTCGGACCAGATCCCGGCCATGCTCGAAGCCCAGGCTCCTGACGCGCTAGACCCGGTGCTGGCGTTTTACGCCAAGCGCCTCGTGGCTGCGGCGGCCAGCACGCGCGAAGCGGCCGCGCAGCCGGCCCTGCGCGATGCCGGTGGCACGACGGACGTGCTCAACGTCCGGGAGCGCGAAGTGCTGGCGCTGGTCGCCCAGGCCATGCCAAACAAGAAGATTGCGCGCGTGCTGGGGGTCACGTCCCACACGGTCAAATGGCATCTGCGCAAGATCTACAGCAAGCTCGGCGTGTCAGAGCGGGACGAAGCGGTGGCCCGCATGCGCGATCTTGAGATGGATTCGGCGTCGAGACCCCACTGA
- the tnpB gene encoding IS66 family insertion sequence element accessory protein TnpB: MFRLDADLQVYLHRNAVDFRLGINGLVALVEQSMQLDPFARAVYAFHHNRRRNRIKPSTVPGAVQ; this comes from the coding sequence ATGTTCCGGCTCGACGCTGACCTGCAGGTCTACCTGCACCGCAATGCGGTGGACTTCCGCCTCGGCATCAATGGGTTGGTTGCCCTGGTCGAGCAGTCGATGCAGCTTGATCCGTTTGCCCGTGCCGTCTACGCCTTTCATCATAACCGTCGGCGCAACCGCATCAAGCCCTCCACGGTTCCCGGGGCGGTTCAGTGA